Genomic DNA from Mauremys mutica isolate MM-2020 ecotype Southern chromosome 13, ASM2049712v1, whole genome shotgun sequence:
AACTCCCGCTCTACCCAGCAACACTGAAGCTCTATCTCTTATCTCTTTTCACCCCATCTTTTTGTGGGCAGATGTAACACACGGTGTCTTTATTCTTTGTTCACCAGGATATAAGTGCTTTAAGGATATAAAAATATCAAATGTCAAATGGGTAAAAAGACCCAAAATATAAGCAGACATACAGGCCTGAATACTACATTATCATTGCTAATACTCCTAACACCTGCTTTCTTCACGTAACATCCAGGGCCCCATTTCagcacctaattcccttaggcccTTTAGGAAGGATGTCTTAAGGTTAAGACCCTAGAGAAAAACATAATCATTATAACTGATCTAACTTTGAACTTAATGTTCAAAGATACACGGCAAAATCATGTAGTCTGATTTATCTCATGGAGTTGTGGCTAGGCTAAAAATCAAGTGAAAATTTGGGTTTACCTAGCATGCATTAGCTCGAACTATACTCAATGCCAATTTAAGTTCAGTCTAAATCCTTAGTGTTGGGATTCTTTGCGCATTGATTTTCAAATTTAATGCTACTCAAACCTGAAAGCTTACATTGCTTTAAGTAGAAATAAATCAAGGATGGATATCAACATAAtgagccaggtcctcagctggtgtcaattgaaATAGTTCAGTTGAAGCCAACTGAGATACACCTGTTTATGGCACCTAACATTTTGGCTCTATAAACTGTTTACATGTGTGCttttatctagaccagggataAGCAACCTTTAACATGCGGCCTATCAGGGACATCCACTGGCGGGCTGGGATAGTTTTTTACCTGTAGTGGCCACagattcggccaatcgcagctcccactggccatagttcgctgttccaggccaatggggactgaaggaagcagtggccagcacatccctgggcctgtgccacttcccacagcccccattggccttgaaaggcgaaccgtggccagtgggagctgcgattggctgaatctgaggatgctgcaggtaaacaaaccattccAGGCTGCCAGCAGATtttcctgatgggccgcatgccaaaggttgctgatccctgatctagactaAATTGATTGCCAATTGTGTATCAGTGTCAACAAGTTGAAAGAACTCAAAATATCTAGATAGTGCAGTCCGCACAATTCTTCGATTTATATTATAATTTTATTGAAAAAAGATAAAACCTAGAAATGGTTACATTGCATGAGAAACTTGAATTTTCCCTAGTGTTCTTGTCAGAGCAGTTTTCACATCTTTATTTTTCAagctgtagatgatggggttcaACATCGGGGTCAAGATGCTGTACTGGATGGAGAAGAGTTCATCTAGAAACAGGGAATCAACTGAGCTAGGTTTCATGTACTGGGAAAGAGCTGTCACAAACAATAAAACcaccacaatgaggtgggagCTGCATGCAGAGAAGGCTTTACGTCTTCCCTCCATGGAGCATATTCGGAGTATAGTGGAGATTATGTGAATGTAGGAGACCAGGGTGAAGAGGAAGGAGCTGAAACCAAATATCACAGCAGAAGAAAGAAGAGCTATTTTATTGGTGAAGGTCCCAGTACAAGACAGTTGTAATAGCGGAGGGAGCTCACAGCTGAAATGCCTGATTTCATTGGGCACACAGAAGTGTAACTTTAACACAGGGACAGTGTTAACCAGTGAATACAAGAGCCCCATTATCCAGGAACCACCCACCAACTGTTTGCTCACTCGTTTGTTCATGGTCCCCACATAATGCAATGGGTGACATATGGCAGCGTATCGGTCATAAGCCATTGCCGAGAGCAGAAAAACTTCAGTACCAGCTGAGAGCAGGATGAAGAACATCTGGGCAAGGCAGCCATTGACAGAAATGGTTTTGTGCTTTGCTAGGGAATTCACCAACATCTTAGGGATAATGGCTGCGGAATAACAGATATCAACAAAGGACAAATGAgacaggaagaagtacatgggggtgtggaggtgAGCCCTTATCACCAGCATAATGATCATGTTCCCTACCACAGTAATTAGGTAAATAACTAAAAACACCAGGAAGAGGAAAAATGTATGTTCCGGGTAATTAGAAAGTCCCACAAGAATAAATTCATTCACATTGGTTTGGGTTTCCATTCATATTTACTCTAGCTTTTCCCCAGAGCAACTACAATGACTTGAGTGGAATGGGCAGTGGTGAATTGAGCCCCATAAGTGATAGGTTTGCAAATCGAAGATGTTTTTCACTAGTTTCCAACCCTGGACATTAAACATGGGATATGTACATCAGGATGTGTTCTCTCTTTCTAGTGTAATGTTATTGGCCAAGATTTGCCAAAGTAGATGGTGATTTTGATTTTGTCAAATTTAGCTGGTTGACTTAAGAAACCATAAaggagcttgattttcagaaattgCTGAGCATCCTGGTCTGAAATTCTGACACATATTCGACCCCATTGTCTACACATATTCTGCCGTCAGCCAAATCTGTGTAACCCCATTGACATAATAATCAATCCCAATAGAAATTTTGGTTGATGACACACAAGAGAGAGGAGAATCTCTCTCAAACTTCCTTAGCTTCGCTCTCTCCATCTCGTTTTTGGTCAGTAACCTCAACAGATGCTGAAGAGAGTGGAGATGATGTGAGCTGAAGGATGGGATTGGTTGAAAAGTAGGTGTCATTGATACATAAACAAATGGCAGAATAGAACAGCACTTCACAGCCCATTTCATTGAGCTGGATTTGCTGGATGGACCCCTGCACCCATGTGTGGAGTCCCGCTGAGCTAAATGGGGTTCTGGACAGGCACAGGAGTCCATTCGTACAGATCCAATTACCGCACCAGGGCCAAAATCTGTTGTTCTGCGACCAGTTATGGATGCCTGTCAGAGCGCTCTTTCTGTTTAACTGATTGATTATGAAATCCTCAGCATGCACATGTTATTAACAAAAGCAATCATGTGTTCTTCTTATTACAGCCATTGTCTTCCCTTTCATTCCCAACTGAGGACACCAGTTCTCATCCTGTCCTAATTTGGACTATAAGTTCTTTAGGACAGAGCCTTTGCCTTTTGAATAGTCTCTAGAGCCATACCAAGGAAATAGCACAAATATTTGACAAGTCTTACAAATGATTGGCTAACACTTTTAAACTTGGGTGCCTACAGTTAGGCATTGAAATCTGCATTTAAGCAACTCAGTAAGTGACCTGATGCTCAGAGACATAAAGCACCCACATATCCCCATGGATATCAATGGGAGCtcaaagtgctcagcatctctgataaGCAGGCAATGTATCTGGAGTGATGATGTATTGTATTTTTGtgtacaaaatatttttattcaaaatttcccatttttacagtgaaaatctGACCCTCCAAAACATGAACAAAAAAATCTGGTTCAAAAGCCCAAAGATGTTTTTTATTCATCCTTTCAAACAcagaaaagaacaacaaaagGATTTCAAAAGTAAATCAGTTTGCCATAGAAATGCTTTCTAAAGTTTGATTTTAGCTTTCagccaaaaaaataataataataatgaaaaattaaaacaaacaaaagaaaaacagaaaacaaagcaaacattcaAATCctcaacagatttttttaatacattttttttgccagaagctgggaatggtcaacagaggtggatcacttgatgattacctgttctgttcattccctctgggtcacctggcattggccactgtcggaagacatgatactgggctaggtggacctttgctctgatccagtatggctgtcctTACATTCTTTAAATTTCCCTTGAAAAACTATGGgcaatttttgaccagctctgactATTATTACTAGTTTTGATGGTGGTAATTTGGCAGCTGACTGTTTTAAATATGCATTTTGAGTTACCCTAGAATAGAGACTTTTGGGGAAGAAGGCCTAAATCCTTATTTGATTGACTTCCATGACAAAATTCCCATGGCTTCACCAGAGGTAAATTTGACCCTGTGTGTTCACATGAAGCTGCcttcttgtaaagtgctttgagattggcTGGGGGCAAGTTCTAGATGTGATCTAGGTATTACTAGTCTTTGTCTAGCTTCTTCCTGTTTCTATACTCTCTTGCATGTTGTGTAGTGACCAACACCTACATAAACTGTGTATAAATTGCAACCAAAGCTGAATGTTCTCATTTTCCATCCACTTTGTATGGAGTAGGCACAGGTATAAATTCTGCCATGTGGCAGAAGCTTCAAGACAGGGCAAACCCAGTGATTCAGATTCTCAGTTCAGTGGAACTGCACCAGTTTACGCTAGCGTAAGAATCAGCCCAATGTATTTACCAAAGTAATTGGTGTGGAAAAAGTCTACTCACCAAGACGAGTTGATAGTCTCCTTATGATTTCTCTAGGCTTGTTATCACCCTTCTATGAAGTTATCCCCGTGTCCTCAATATGGGTGCTAGAAAGCCTGAGTGAATTGGTTAGCAGAAAGATAACTTGCCtacaaagagatgaaaaatcaaCCAAGGCTTTGTGTTCTGGCTACATTTTCTTAACCAAACTGAATCAAATAGACAGGCAGTGAAACTACGTGATCCAAAGTGTTCTATAGAAGTTTGTTCTAGCTTTCTATAATGTTCTACTCCTCTGGGATAATAACCTTTCCATAGCTATGTGATTATATAAAATAACTTGTCTATTTTTTTTATGGCTTCTAGTCTTTGGCCTTGAATCTTCCTGAAAATCAGGACCTGTGTTATACAAATGTGCATTCATTTTCAAGAGGCATATTTTGGACATTAGTTgtcatcttcctcctcctgatATCTTATGAGTCTtcatattattgttatttttattactccATTAGCACCAGGGGACCCCAACTGAGATAATGGCCCCATTGCTCCCCCCTGCAGGAACCTTTCCCACTTGCCTTCCCAATGTTGGAGCCTTTCTTTGCAGCATCACAATTACACGTGGGCACAGCCTGTCTTTCACTCTGGCATGTAACTACATGTGTACTGTACTTTGCATGCTGCTATCCATTTAGGCATTGCCTGACATACAGAACCTGCCCTATATAGCTTCTCTGTACCTGCCCCAATAAACAGAGAAAGAAAACGTTATTTTACAGCCATGGAACTCCGATACATAGCGAGGTCAACTTCAGCACAAGACCCACCTTCCTAAGAGACTGAGGTCTCTCTCAGAATAACAAGCCCTCTGCCAATAAAGCCAAGGATTTTTGAGCAAGAATCTTCAGGCTGCTGCCTCCCCTGGCTCTGATGGGTTATATTATCCAACATTGGCTTTGCAATCCTGGCTGGTCCCTGAGGAGGGCTGACCTGCTAATTTCCACAGGGAGATATAGATTCTGAGGATAAGGTTCAGTGTTCGCAGGTAAGAGTTTCTTTTGAAAAGGAGCATACCTCTATAGATGTAACAGGCTAAAGAGgagtaaaataaaagcaaactCACCTAGCTTCCAGAAAGAGATCATGGACCTTCGGACTTGTAATGCATACTCCCCGCCATAGATAGATAAAGAGACAGATTGATTGTGACACCCTTACTGAAGTTGAAAAGCGCTTTACTTAGTgatgccactgaagttaatggaactatatataatgtatatataAATAATGTATATAACATATAATGGAATTGGGAGTAAAGTACTAGTTGTAGTGACTTTGTTATCACCATATAGCCTTGAAAGAtaaatctttctctctctcaatccCCATACACattatctgtctatctatctagtTAATATCTCCTtcccttccttctctctgtctccttctctctcattctctctgtgtctcacaAATACATGTAACACCATCAGCTACACTTTACCCTGCAAAGTCAGCTCCCGCAGGGTGAGGGGGCTATATGTGGATGTTGATCAAATTTATATACTTCTCTTCTCTTGGAAAAATAAATCCCTCTCCTCTTGGAAAATAAAATCCTTTATTCCTCTGACTCTAAGAGCAAGAGTTAATTACTTCTGGGGAGTCCGAACACTTTCAGTGAAATTTTGAAATCAATAAATGTTGAACATCTCTAAAAATGAATACACAATGTACACCATACTGTACTTTAaacatttgtaaaagc
This window encodes:
- the LOC123347361 gene encoding olfactory receptor 5V1-like is translated as MIIMLVIRAHLHTPMYFFLSHLSFVDICYSAAIIPKMLVNSLAKHKTISVNGCLAQMFFILLSAGTEVFLLSAMAYDRYAAICHPLHYVGTMNKRVSKQLVGGSWIMGLLYSLVNTVPVLKLHFCVPNEIRHFSCELPPLLQLSCTGTFTNKIALLSSAVIFGFSSFLFTLVSYIHIISTILRICSMEGRRKAFSACSSHLIVVVLLFVTALSQYMKPSSVDSLFLDELFSIQYSILTPMLNPIIYSLKNKDVKTALTRTLGKIQVSHAM